One genomic segment of Microbacterium sp. ProA8 includes these proteins:
- a CDS encoding mandelate racemase/muconate lactonizing enzyme family protein: protein MTNPAKAGVLADASSAAALGASAAAFDGAPTIAAFDARLLRVPLTRPWGADVTSVGVIATHVVRSDGAEGWGFSWTPQIGAEAVHALLANDITAFAIGRPADPGSEWLALWQHLHEAGGGGITTIAMAGLNLALWDAAVRDAGTSLTGFLGAHRKSVRAYGSGVNLHYTQDELVAQVRRWVDAGFDAVKVKVGKPDVAEDLDRLRAVREVLGPDRALMIDANQRWELERATRSLEVLAEVSPAWIEEPLRADDLHGHIELSQRLAASSGIPIAVGENLHNVFRFDDFLRTGAAQIVQPNIVRVGGITPFLGIAAIAAEHGAAVHPHLLPELSGQLALCLRAVPGVPEPMTEDVEDAGFGALGALVDDSPVRIVDGILTEVDHAGLGIRFS from the coding sequence ATGACGAACCCTGCGAAGGCCGGCGTGCTGGCGGATGCCTCGTCCGCGGCCGCGCTCGGCGCGAGTGCGGCGGCGTTCGACGGTGCCCCGACGATCGCCGCCTTCGACGCACGGCTGCTCCGGGTGCCGCTCACGCGCCCGTGGGGCGCCGACGTCACGTCGGTCGGCGTCATCGCGACGCACGTCGTCCGGTCGGACGGCGCGGAGGGCTGGGGGTTCTCGTGGACGCCGCAGATCGGCGCCGAGGCCGTGCACGCCCTGCTCGCGAACGACATCACCGCCTTCGCCATCGGCCGGCCGGCCGATCCCGGCTCGGAGTGGCTCGCGCTCTGGCAGCACCTCCACGAGGCCGGCGGCGGCGGGATCACCACCATCGCGATGGCCGGGCTAAATCTCGCCCTGTGGGACGCGGCGGTGAGGGATGCCGGAACGTCGCTCACCGGCTTCCTCGGCGCCCATCGCAAGAGCGTCCGGGCCTACGGCTCGGGCGTGAACCTCCACTACACGCAGGACGAGCTGGTCGCCCAGGTGCGGCGCTGGGTCGATGCCGGGTTCGATGCCGTCAAGGTCAAGGTCGGAAAGCCCGACGTCGCCGAGGACCTCGACCGCCTGCGAGCCGTCCGCGAGGTGCTCGGCCCCGATCGCGCGCTCATGATCGACGCGAACCAGCGCTGGGAGCTCGAGCGCGCCACGAGGTCGCTGGAGGTGCTCGCCGAGGTGTCGCCGGCATGGATCGAGGAGCCGCTGCGCGCCGACGACCTGCACGGGCACATCGAGCTCTCGCAGCGTCTCGCCGCGTCGAGCGGCATCCCTATCGCGGTGGGCGAGAACCTGCACAACGTCTTCCGGTTCGACGACTTCCTCCGCACCGGCGCCGCACAGATCGTGCAGCCCAACATCGTGCGGGTCGGCGGCATCACCCCGTTCCTGGGCATCGCCGCGATCGCCGCCGAGCACGGCGCAGCGGTGCACCCCCATCTGCTGCCCGAGCTGTCGGGCCAGCTCGCCCTGTGCCTGCGCGCCGTGCCGGGCGTCCCCGAGCCGATGACCGAGGACGTCGAGGACGCCGGCTTCGGCGCGCTCGGCGCTCTCGTCGACGATTCGCCCGTGCGCATCGTGGACGGCATACTCACCGAGGTCGACCACGCCGGTCTCGGCATCCGCTTCTCATGA
- a CDS encoding glycerate kinase: MTRTVVIAPDSFKGTIGAAAAAAALAAGWRAERPSDHVRLLPMADGGEGTVDAFAAAVPGARRMPVTVTGPEGSAVTASWVLLPPSPDAPRGTGVVELANTSGIELLGTTPRLRAFDAHTRGFGEAIADALAHGVSRLALGIGSSSSTDGGTGMLTALGARFTDAAGSPIADGARGLGTVSAADLSGLAPLPSHGATVLSDVTNPLLGVRGAAAVFGPQKGAAADDIATLDAGLARLAGLAAFAGTDADAAGAGAAGGTGFGLLAWGATLVPGSAAVADLVGLDAAVAGADAVVTGEGSYDGQSAGGKVPAHVAAIAAAAGVPVALVAGRITADADVAGFAATASLTELAGSGAAAMADAGHWLERAGAQLARAVADR; encoded by the coding sequence ATGACCCGCACCGTCGTGATCGCGCCCGACTCGTTCAAGGGGACGATCGGAGCCGCGGCCGCGGCCGCAGCGCTCGCCGCCGGATGGCGCGCCGAGCGCCCCTCCGACCACGTGCGGCTGCTGCCGATGGCTGACGGCGGAGAGGGCACGGTCGACGCGTTCGCCGCGGCCGTGCCGGGGGCACGCCGGATGCCGGTGACCGTGACCGGTCCGGAGGGCTCGGCGGTGACGGCATCCTGGGTCCTCCTCCCGCCGAGCCCCGACGCGCCACGCGGGACCGGCGTCGTCGAGCTCGCGAACACGAGCGGCATCGAGCTGCTCGGCACCACGCCGCGCCTGCGGGCCTTCGATGCGCACACGCGCGGCTTCGGCGAGGCGATCGCCGACGCCCTCGCCCACGGGGTGTCGCGGCTCGCGCTGGGCATCGGCTCGAGCTCGTCGACCGACGGCGGCACGGGCATGCTCACGGCGCTGGGCGCGCGATTCACGGATGCCGCGGGCTCGCCGATCGCCGACGGTGCCCGTGGGCTCGGCACGGTGTCGGCGGCCGACCTGTCGGGACTCGCGCCGCTCCCGTCTCACGGTGCGACGGTGCTCAGCGACGTGACGAACCCGCTGCTCGGCGTGCGGGGCGCGGCGGCGGTGTTCGGCCCGCAGAAGGGCGCGGCGGCGGACGACATCGCGACGCTCGACGCCGGACTCGCGCGGCTCGCAGGGCTGGCCGCGTTCGCTGGCACGGATGCGGATGCCGCGGGCGCAGGCGCCGCCGGTGGCACCGGGTTCGGCCTGCTGGCGTGGGGCGCGACGCTCGTGCCGGGGTCGGCTGCGGTGGCGGACCTCGTCGGCCTCGACGCGGCGGTGGCCGGCGCAGACGCGGTGGTCACCGGCGAGGGCTCCTACGACGGCCAGTCGGCCGGCGGCAAGGTTCCGGCGCATGTGGCGGCGATCGCCGCGGCGGCGGGCGTGCCGGTCGCACTGGTCGCGGGTCGGATCACGGCGGATGCCGACGTCGCGGGCTTCGCCGCGACCGCGTCGCTCACCGAGCTCGCCGGCTCCGGCGCCGCGGCAATGGCCGATGCCGGGCACTGGCTCGAGCGGGCCGGCGCGCAGCTCGCGCGGGCGGTCGCTGACCGCTGA
- a CDS encoding aldehyde dehydrogenase (NADP(+)) codes for MTTAITTTSATELDALAAAAAAAAPVWRAADAATRASWLRAAADALDAHIDELVVIADEETRLGETRLRGEVGRTTGQLRLFASVVEEGSYLELTVDDADASAAPPRPELRRMLVGVGPVAVFSASNFPFAFSVAGGDTASALAAGNPVIVKAHSGHPRLSERTAAIVSAALVAAGAPEGSLALVEGREAGNALVQHPVIQAAGFTGSLTGGRALFDLAAGRTDPIPFYGELGSVNPVVITSAAVAARGEALAQGLVGSFTLGVGQFCTKPGVVFVPADAGFEELVAGFAAGAAGGPLLTDRITDAFPAGIEHLESDPSVSVVAHGLPAEAGAAQPVVLTTDAAAVAARPETLLEECFGPVTLLVRYSSAEELHAALEAVPGSLTATLHSEPSDEVADVLEVLTRKAGRVLFAGWPTGVAVTWSQQHGGPWPATTSLHTSVGATAIRRFLRPVVFQDAPEALLPPVLRDESLERLPHRRNGVLQTGR; via the coding sequence ATGACCACCGCCATCACCACCACCTCAGCCACCGAGCTCGATGCCCTCGCCGCTGCCGCCGCTGCGGCGGCCCCCGTGTGGCGGGCAGCGGATGCCGCGACCCGCGCGTCGTGGCTGCGCGCGGCGGCCGACGCGCTCGATGCTCACATCGACGAACTCGTCGTGATCGCCGATGAGGAGACCCGCCTCGGCGAGACCCGTCTGCGCGGCGAAGTCGGACGCACCACCGGCCAGCTGCGCCTCTTCGCGAGCGTGGTCGAGGAGGGCTCGTACCTCGAGCTCACCGTCGACGACGCCGACGCATCGGCCGCCCCGCCGCGGCCGGAGCTGCGCCGCATGCTCGTGGGCGTGGGCCCGGTCGCGGTGTTCTCGGCCTCCAACTTCCCGTTCGCGTTCTCGGTCGCCGGTGGCGACACGGCGTCGGCGCTCGCGGCCGGCAACCCGGTCATCGTCAAGGCGCACTCGGGGCACCCCCGCCTGTCGGAGCGCACGGCCGCGATCGTCTCGGCCGCGCTCGTGGCGGCAGGTGCGCCCGAGGGCTCGCTGGCGCTCGTCGAAGGTCGCGAGGCGGGCAACGCGCTGGTGCAGCATCCGGTGATCCAGGCGGCCGGCTTCACCGGCTCGCTCACCGGCGGTCGCGCCCTCTTCGACCTCGCGGCGGGGCGAACCGACCCGATCCCGTTCTACGGCGAGCTCGGCTCGGTGAACCCCGTCGTGATCACCTCGGCGGCGGTCGCCGCACGCGGCGAGGCGCTCGCCCAGGGGCTCGTCGGATCGTTCACCCTCGGCGTCGGGCAGTTCTGCACGAAGCCCGGCGTGGTGTTCGTGCCCGCCGATGCGGGCTTCGAAGAGCTCGTCGCCGGCTTCGCCGCCGGAGCGGCCGGCGGGCCACTCCTCACCGACCGCATCACCGACGCCTTCCCGGCCGGCATCGAGCACCTGGAGTCCGACCCGTCGGTGTCGGTCGTCGCGCACGGGCTTCCCGCCGAGGCGGGTGCGGCGCAGCCGGTGGTGCTGACGACGGATGCCGCAGCCGTCGCCGCGCGCCCCGAGACGCTGCTCGAGGAGTGCTTCGGCCCGGTCACGCTGCTTGTGCGGTACTCCTCGGCCGAGGAGCTGCACGCGGCGCTCGAGGCGGTGCCCGGATCGCTCACCGCGACGCTGCACTCGGAGCCGTCCGACGAGGTGGCGGACGTGCTCGAGGTGCTCACCCGCAAGGCCGGGCGCGTGCTCTTCGCGGGCTGGCCGACCGGCGTCGCGGTGACGTGGTCGCAGCAGCACGGCGGCCCCTGGCCCGCGACGACGTCGCTGCACACGTCGGTGGGCGCCACGGCGATCCGCCGGTTCCTCCGGCCGGTGGTGTTCCAGGACGCCCCCGAGGCGCTCCTGCCGCCGGTGCTCCGCGACGAGTCGCTCGAGCGCCTGCCGCACCGCCGCAACGGCGTCCTGCAGACGGGGCGCTGA